The proteins below are encoded in one region of Triticum aestivum cultivar Chinese Spring chromosome 1B, IWGSC CS RefSeq v2.1, whole genome shotgun sequence:
- the LOC123140811 gene encoding glutamate--tRNA ligase, cytoplasmic produces MEAMAAKLVFPQDNPPLSIISAAKIAGVPITTDPCLPSGSVPTLHFGSGDFIHGVNTVLRYIARTTSVSSFYGEDAIQAARVDEWLEYAPLILSGSEFDAACSFLDGYLASRTFLVGHGLTVADIVVWANLRGAGQRWESLRRSSKYQNLVRWFNNVAVDYALEEVTSAYVGKQAIGKSPAPCLNQKMHGLENISVHEIDLPGAKVGEVCVRFAPEPSGYLHIGHAKAALLNQYFADRYKGRLLVRFDDTNPSKESSEFVENVLKDIETLGVQYDAVTYTSVYFPKLMEMAECLIKQGKAYVDDTPKDNMNTERRDGVESKCRNSTVEENLLLWSEMVNGTKRGTQCCVRGKLDMQDPNKSLRDPVYYRCNPDPHHRVGSKYKVYPTYDFACPFVDALQGVTHALRSSEYHDRNAQYYRILQDMGLRRVELYEFSRLNMVYTVLSKRTLRWFVQNKKVEDWTDARFPTVQGILRRGLKIEALIQFILEQGASKNLNLMEWDKLWTINKKIIDPVCGRHTAVLKDKSVPLILTNGPEVPFIRILPRHKKCKGAGNKAITFANRIWLEYADASAISVGEEVTLMDWGSVIIKEIKTDDGTITQLVGELHPDGSVKMTKLKLTWLSDTEDLVSLSLVDFDYLIINKKLQLGEDDKPGGEKFLENLNPCTRREALALGDPNMRNIKRGEVIQLERKGYYRCDVPFVGSSKPIMLFAIPDGRLKSTSIVSGA; encoded by the exons ATGGAGGCAATGGCCGCGAAACTAGTATTCCCCCAGGACAACCCACCACTTTCCATCATTTCTGCTGCTAAGATTGCAGGTGTTCCCATAACCACTGATCCCTGCCTCCCATCAGGTTCAGTGCCCACACTACACTTTGGTTCTGG GGACTTTATACATGGCGTCAACACAGTTCTTCGTTATATTGCCCGTACTACATCTGTTTCCAGCTTCTATGGCGAGGACGCTATTCAGGCAGCACGT GTTGATGAATGGCTCGAGTACGCACCACTCATTCTTTCAGGCTCTGAATTCGATGCTGCTTGCTCATTTCTTGATGGATACTTGGCATCTCGAACATTTTTGGTTGGTCATGGTCTGACAGTTGCTGATATTGTAGTGTGGGCAAACCTCAGAG GAGCTGGTCAACGATGGGAAAGTTTAAGGAGGTCAAGTAAGTACCAAAACCTTGTCCGTTGGTTCAACAACGTGGCTGTAGACTATGCACTAGAAGAAGTTACATCTGCTTATGTTGGAAAGCAAGCAATTGGCAAATCTCCCGCACCATGCCTGAACCAAAAGATGCATGGCTTGGAAAATATCTCAGTTCATGAGATAGATCTCCCAGGTGCAAAAGTTGGGGAGGTTTGCGTACGTTTTGCCCCAGAGCCTAGCGGGTATCTCCACATTGGGCATGCTAAGGCTGCACTGTTGAACCAGTATTTTGCAGATAGATATAAAGGACGTCTTTTAGTTCGATTTGATGACACAAATCCTTCAAAAGAAAGCAGTGAATTTGTTGAGAACGTCCTGAAGGATATTGAGACGCTTGGGGTTCAATACGATGCAGTTACATACACATCGGTTTATTTCCCAAAGCTAATGGAGATGGCTGAATGTTTGATTAAGCAGGGAAAGGCATATGTTGATGATACACCCAAGGATAACATGAATACTGAAAGGAGGGACGGTGTGGAATCTAAATGTAGAAACAGCACTGTTGAGGAGAACTTGTTGTTGTGGAGTGAGATGGTTAATGGTACCAAGAGGGGTACTCAGTGCTGTGTGCGTGGTAAACTTGACATGCAGGACCCCAACAAATCACTTCGAGATCCTGTTTACTACCGTTGCAACCCTGATCCCCATCATCGTGTTGGCTCAAAATACAAGGTCTATCCAACATATGACTTTGCATGCCCATTTGTTGACGCATTGCAAGGAGTGACTCATGCTCTTCGTTCAAGTGAGTATCATGATCGGAACGCACAGTACTACCGTATCCTTCAGGACATGGGGCTGCGGAGGGTTGAACTCTATGAGTTCAGCAGACTGAATATGGTTTATACCGTTCTTAGCAAGCGCACGCTTCGCTGGTTTGTACAAAACAAGAAGGTGGAGGACTGGACTGACGCACGCTTTCCCACTGTACAAGGCATATTACGTCGTGGCTTGAAGATTGAAGCCTTGATCCAGTTTATACTCGAGCAG GGTGCTTCAAAGAATCTGAATCTCATGGAATGGGATAAACTCTGGACAATCAACAAGAAGATAATTGATCCAGTCTGTGGAAGGCATACTGCTGTGCTGAAGGACAAAAGTGTGCCCTTGATACTCACTAATGGCCCAGAGGTACCATTCATTAGAATTTTACCTAGGCACAAGAAATGCAAGGGTGCTGGAAATAAGGCTATAACGTTCGCAAACAGAATTTGGCTAGAGTATGCTGATGCATCAGCCATTAGCGTGGGTGAGGAGGTCACTTTGATGGACTGGGGAAGTGTTATCATTAAAGAAATCAAGACAGATGATGGAACAATTACTCAACTAGTTGGTGAGCTCCATCCTGACGGGTCAGTGAAGATGACAAAGCTGAAGCTAACATGGCTATCAGATACTGAAGACCTTGTGTCTCTCTCTTTGGTGGATTTTGACTACCTAATCATCAATAAAAAG CTTCAACTGGGAGAAGATGATAAACCCGGAGGTGAGAAGTTTCTTGAAAATCTTAACCCATGCACCCGACGAGAAGCTTTAGCTCTTGGAGACCCAAACATGCGGAACATCAAGCGAGGAGAAGTTATACAGCTCGAAAGGAAAGGCTATTACAGGTGTGATGTTCCATTTGTCGGGTCATCGAAACCAATCATGCTTTTTGCCATTCCCGATGGCCGACTGAAGTCCACGTCGATTGTCTCTGGAGCCTAG